A single region of the Gephyromycinifex aptenodytis genome encodes:
- a CDS encoding ABC transporter permease, which produces MPRRAPAAPPSWVMLPGALGAAFVLLPLVGMLTRVQWATLPALLSSPASVAALWLSLRTAAASTSLVIVLGVPLALLLARAHFPGRRLLRSLVLLPLVLPPVVGGLALLETFGRRGLLGASLEAMGVRIAFSTVAVILAQAFVALPFLVLSLEGTLRVVGQRYEEVASTLGARPSTVLRRVTLPLVLPGLASGAVLAFARCLGEFGATLTFAGSLQGVTRTLPLEIYLQRESDPDAAIALALVLVVAAAAIVFLVHGGTEAAEAPRAQGRRPARVPR; this is translated from the coding sequence ATGCCGCGGCGGGCGCCGGCGGCGCCTCCTAGCTGGGTGATGCTGCCCGGAGCCCTGGGCGCAGCCTTCGTTCTGCTGCCCCTGGTCGGGATGCTCACGCGAGTGCAGTGGGCGACCCTGCCCGCGCTCTTGAGCTCACCGGCATCTGTGGCCGCGCTGTGGCTCAGCCTGCGCACCGCGGCGGCAAGCACATCGCTGGTCATCGTGCTCGGTGTGCCGCTGGCTCTGCTGCTGGCCCGGGCACATTTCCCCGGCCGGCGCCTGCTGCGGTCGCTGGTATTGCTTCCCTTGGTCCTGCCACCGGTCGTCGGCGGGCTCGCGCTGCTGGAGACCTTCGGCCGGCGCGGCCTGCTCGGCGCCTCCCTGGAGGCCATGGGGGTGCGGATCGCGTTCTCGACCGTCGCGGTGATCCTCGCCCAGGCCTTTGTCGCCCTGCCCTTCCTGGTTCTCAGCCTCGAAGGAACCCTGCGGGTGGTCGGTCAGCGCTACGAGGAGGTCGCTTCGACCCTGGGCGCCCGACCGAGCACCGTGCTGCGGCGAGTCACCCTGCCGCTGGTGCTGCCCGGGCTGGCTTCTGGGGCGGTCTTGGCCTTCGCGCGCTGCCTCGGAGAGTTCGGGGCGACCTTGACCTTCGCCGGGTCGCTGCAGGGGGTCACCCGCACCTTGCCCCTGGAGATCTATCTGCAGCGCGAGAGCGACCCCGACGCGGCGATTGCGCTGGCCCTGGTGCTGGTGGTGGCAGCAGCCGCCATCGTCTTCCTCGTACACGGCGGCACCGAGGCGGCCGAGGCTCCACGCGCCCAGGGGCGCCGCCCCGCGCGAGTGCCCCGATGA
- the modA gene encoding molybdate ABC transporter substrate-binding protein, producing the protein MNTRPVSLAIAAALVGMLAACGSAATPEAAPSQGSDQASPQKLTVLAAASLKSTFTDLATTFESTHPGTDVELSFAGSSDLVSQLTAGAPGDVFASADEKNMTKAVDGGVVVSDSPKMFATNTLTIVTPPGNPKKVATFADLARTDLQTVICAPQVPCGSATKKVAEAAGVTVHAVSEENAVTDVLGKVTSGQADAGLVYVTDAAGAGDKVTAVPFPEAATAINRYPIAVTKEAVNPALAAEFVDLVTSEAGQNVLREAGFGSPQK; encoded by the coding sequence ATGAACACCCGCCCTGTTTCCCTCGCCATCGCCGCCGCCCTGGTCGGGATGCTCGCTGCTTGCGGGTCAGCCGCTACCCCCGAGGCAGCACCCTCCCAGGGCAGCGACCAGGCGAGCCCCCAGAAGCTGACGGTCCTGGCGGCCGCGTCCTTGAAGTCGACCTTCACCGACCTGGCCACGACCTTCGAGTCCACCCACCCGGGCACCGACGTCGAGCTCTCGTTCGCCGGCTCCTCCGACCTGGTCTCCCAGTTGACGGCGGGCGCTCCCGGCGACGTCTTCGCCTCCGCGGATGAGAAGAACATGACCAAGGCCGTCGACGGCGGGGTCGTGGTCTCCGACTCCCCCAAGATGTTCGCCACCAACACCCTCACCATCGTCACTCCGCCCGGGAACCCGAAGAAGGTGGCCACGTTCGCCGACCTGGCCCGCACCGACCTGCAGACCGTCATCTGCGCTCCGCAGGTGCCCTGCGGATCCGCCACGAAGAAGGTCGCCGAGGCCGCAGGCGTCACCGTGCACGCCGTCAGCGAGGAGAATGCCGTCACCGACGTGCTGGGCAAGGTCACCTCCGGCCAGGCCGACGCAGGCCTGGTCTACGTCACCGACGCGGCGGGTGCGGGCGACAAGGTCACCGCGGTGCCGTTCCCCGAGGCGGCCACCGCCATCAACCGCTACCCGATCGCCGTCACCAAGGAAGCCGTAAACCCTGCGTTGGCAGCCGAATTCGTTGACCTCGTGACCTCAGAGGCGGGGCAGAATGTGCTCCGCGAGGCGGGGTTCGGCAGCCCGCAGAAGTGA
- a CDS encoding TOBE domain-containing protein: protein MSDPAEVEPPTPGRPTTFRVREAAMLVGVSDDTLRRWIDRDELAAGRDEAGRVVVDGLALIKASAAHAARHPQDDGLGSSARNRFTGIVTDVVSDRVMSQVQLRCGPFTVTSLMSTESVHRLGLVPGALATAVVKATNVVIETPGGLSS from the coding sequence ATGAGTGACCCCGCAGAAGTCGAGCCGCCTACGCCCGGGCGCCCGACGACCTTCCGGGTCCGTGAAGCAGCGATGCTCGTCGGGGTCAGCGATGACACCCTTCGGCGCTGGATCGATCGCGATGAGCTCGCCGCTGGCCGCGACGAAGCAGGGCGTGTGGTCGTCGACGGGCTGGCCCTCATCAAGGCCTCCGCCGCCCATGCCGCGCGCCACCCCCAGGACGACGGCTTGGGCTCCTCAGCGCGCAACCGCTTCACCGGCATCGTCACCGACGTCGTCTCCGACCGGGTCATGTCGCAGGTCCAACTGCGCTGCGGCCCCTTCACGGTGACATCGCTGATGAGCACCGAATCCGTCCACCGGCTTGGGCTCGTTCCTGGCGCCCTTGCCACCGCGGTCGTCAAAGCGACGAACGTCGTCATCGAAACTCCCGGAGGCCTTTCATCATGA
- the dnaE gene encoding DNA polymerase III subunit alpha, translated as MPEEPASAPDRSQNFVHLHCHTEYSMLDGAARIDDLLAEAARMGMPAIATTDHGSIFGAYEFWKKAQKHGIKPIIGIEGYLTPGTHRTDRTRVKFGDGSRDDVSGAGAYTHLTLLSENTAGMHNLFRMCSLASLEGYYFKPRMDRELLETYGKGIIATTGCPSGEVQTRLRLGQYKEAVQAASEFRDIFGAENYYCELMDHGLDIERRVQKDLLRLARELKLPLLASNDLHYTKPEDATAHAALLCVQSGSTLMDPGRFKFDAEDFYLKSPAEMRHLWRELPEACDNTLLIAERCEVSFTEGEGRFMPRFPCPEGESETSWFIKEVETGLHVRFPDGVPDYARKQAEFETEVIVGKGYAGYFLVVADFINWAKSQGIRVGPGRGSGAGSMCAYAMRITDLDPVPHGLIFERFLNPERKSMPDFDVDFDERRRGEVIQYVTQKYGEERVAQIVTYGTIKAKQALKDASRVMGYPFAMGEKLTKAMPPDVMGKGIPLSGVFDPGHKRYAEAADFRAVHDDDPQAQEIVKTALGLEGLKRQWGVHAAGVIMSSEPLIDVIPIMRREQDGQIITQFDYPTCETLGLVKMDFLGLRNLTILDDAIENVKSNRDEVVDLDVLSKDLTDAKTYDLLQRGDTLGVFQLDGGGMRTLLRLMRPDNFEDISAALALYRPGPMGVDAHTNFALRKNGRQETTPLDPRLKGQLEQKMIDALEPILGTTHGLVIYQEQVMEIAQKLAGYTLGNADLLRRAMGKKKREVLDAEFVNFERGMLDSGFSPASVKALWDVLVPFSDYAFNKAHTAAYGLISYWTAYLKANYPAEYMAALLTSVRDDKDKSALYLNECRHMGIKVLPPDVNSSIGNFAAVGTDIRFGLAAIRNVGANVVDAIVAARQEKGEFTSFPDFLSKVPAVVCNKRTIESLIKGGAFDSLGHPRGGLVRIHEQYVDALVDIKRKEAVGQDSLFGAFGFADDDEDAPSIGGLDGLPPIPPGEWDKQTLLSFEREMLGLYVSDHPLFGIEHILSQHADTSMASLNMPVEEGGRGDGATVTVAGLITGLQLKRTKKGDLWAIVTVEDLVGAVECLFFPSTYMTVSTMLSTDLVCAVRGRVNRRDDQVSIYAQELTLPDINEGPRGPVVVSLPATRATTGLAQELKDVLHEHPGATEVHLRLTQPGRSVVMKLDDGLRVTASPALFGDLKALLGPACLG; from the coding sequence ATGCCTGAAGAACCCGCCTCCGCCCCGGACCGCTCGCAGAATTTCGTCCACCTGCACTGCCACACCGAGTACTCGATGCTCGATGGTGCGGCGCGCATCGACGACCTGCTGGCCGAAGCCGCCCGTATGGGGATGCCTGCGATCGCCACGACCGACCACGGGTCGATCTTCGGCGCCTACGAGTTCTGGAAGAAGGCGCAGAAACACGGCATCAAGCCGATCATCGGCATCGAGGGCTATCTCACCCCAGGCACACACCGCACCGACAGGACGCGGGTCAAGTTCGGTGACGGCTCTCGTGATGACGTCTCCGGCGCCGGCGCCTACACGCACCTGACGTTGCTGTCCGAGAACACCGCCGGGATGCACAACCTGTTCCGAATGTGCTCGCTTGCTTCGCTCGAGGGGTACTACTTCAAGCCCCGTATGGACCGAGAGCTACTCGAGACGTACGGCAAGGGGATCATCGCCACCACGGGCTGTCCCTCCGGTGAGGTCCAGACGCGGCTGCGCCTGGGGCAGTACAAGGAAGCGGTGCAGGCTGCTTCGGAGTTCCGGGACATCTTCGGGGCTGAGAACTACTACTGCGAGCTCATGGACCACGGGCTCGACATCGAACGTCGGGTGCAGAAGGACCTACTGCGGCTGGCGCGGGAGCTCAAACTGCCGCTGCTGGCGAGCAACGACCTGCACTACACCAAACCCGAGGACGCAACGGCGCACGCTGCCCTGCTGTGCGTGCAGTCCGGCTCGACGCTGATGGACCCGGGCCGGTTCAAGTTTGACGCTGAGGACTTCTATCTGAAGTCTCCGGCCGAGATGCGCCATCTGTGGCGGGAATTGCCGGAGGCCTGCGACAACACGCTGCTCATCGCCGAACGGTGCGAGGTGTCCTTCACCGAGGGCGAAGGCCGGTTCATGCCCCGTTTCCCGTGCCCGGAGGGCGAAAGCGAGACGAGCTGGTTCATCAAAGAGGTCGAGACGGGGCTGCATGTGCGCTTCCCCGACGGCGTCCCTGATTACGCGCGCAAGCAGGCGGAGTTCGAGACCGAGGTCATCGTCGGCAAGGGGTATGCGGGGTACTTCCTCGTCGTGGCCGACTTCATCAACTGGGCGAAGTCACAAGGCATTCGGGTGGGGCCCGGGCGTGGTTCCGGAGCCGGTTCGATGTGTGCCTACGCGATGCGAATCACCGACCTCGACCCCGTTCCGCACGGCTTGATCTTCGAGCGCTTCCTCAACCCGGAACGTAAATCGATGCCCGACTTCGACGTCGACTTCGATGAGCGTCGTCGCGGCGAGGTCATCCAGTACGTCACCCAGAAATACGGTGAAGAGCGCGTCGCCCAGATCGTCACCTACGGCACGATCAAGGCCAAGCAAGCGCTCAAGGACGCCAGCCGCGTGATGGGATATCCCTTCGCGATGGGGGAGAAGCTCACCAAAGCGATGCCGCCGGACGTGATGGGCAAGGGGATCCCGCTCTCGGGGGTGTTCGATCCCGGACACAAACGTTATGCCGAGGCGGCCGACTTCCGTGCGGTTCACGATGACGACCCTCAAGCACAGGAGATCGTCAAGACCGCCCTGGGTCTGGAGGGTTTGAAGCGGCAGTGGGGGGTGCACGCCGCCGGCGTCATCATGAGTTCTGAGCCGCTCATCGACGTCATCCCGATCATGCGTCGGGAACAAGACGGCCAGATCATCACCCAGTTCGACTACCCGACGTGCGAGACGCTCGGGTTGGTCAAGATGGACTTCCTCGGGTTGCGCAACCTCACGATCCTCGATGACGCCATCGAAAACGTGAAGAGCAACCGCGACGAGGTCGTCGATCTGGACGTCCTGAGCAAAGACCTGACCGACGCCAAGACCTACGATCTGCTGCAGCGCGGCGACACTCTGGGCGTCTTCCAACTCGACGGCGGCGGCATGCGCACCCTGCTGCGGCTGATGCGCCCGGACAACTTCGAGGACATCTCCGCCGCGCTCGCGCTGTACCGCCCGGGCCCGATGGGCGTGGACGCCCACACGAACTTCGCGCTACGCAAGAACGGGCGTCAGGAGACGACGCCGCTGGACCCGCGCCTGAAGGGCCAGCTCGAACAGAAGATGATCGACGCGCTGGAACCGATCCTGGGCACCACTCACGGCCTGGTGATCTACCAGGAGCAGGTCATGGAGATCGCCCAGAAGCTCGCCGGTTACACCCTGGGCAACGCCGACCTGCTTCGTCGGGCCATGGGTAAGAAGAAGCGCGAAGTCCTCGACGCCGAGTTCGTCAACTTCGAACGCGGGATGCTCGATTCGGGCTTCTCCCCGGCCTCGGTCAAGGCGCTGTGGGATGTCCTCGTCCCCTTCTCCGACTACGCCTTCAACAAGGCGCACACCGCCGCCTACGGGTTGATTTCGTACTGGACTGCTTACCTGAAGGCGAACTACCCGGCCGAATACATGGCGGCGCTGCTGACGAGCGTGCGCGACGACAAGGACAAGTCGGCCCTCTACCTCAACGAATGCCGTCACATGGGCATCAAGGTGCTCCCGCCGGATGTGAACTCCTCGATCGGCAACTTCGCCGCTGTCGGCACCGACATCCGCTTCGGTCTGGCTGCTATCCGCAACGTGGGCGCGAACGTCGTCGACGCGATCGTGGCGGCCCGGCAGGAGAAGGGGGAGTTCACCTCCTTCCCGGACTTCCTGTCCAAAGTGCCAGCCGTGGTCTGCAACAAGCGGACCATCGAATCGCTCATCAAGGGCGGCGCCTTCGACTCCCTGGGCCACCCGCGGGGCGGGCTGGTGCGCATCCACGAGCAGTACGTGGACGCCCTGGTGGATATCAAGCGCAAGGAAGCGGTCGGACAAGATTCCTTGTTCGGCGCTTTCGGGTTCGCCGACGATGACGAGGACGCCCCCTCCATCGGCGGGCTGGACGGGCTGCCACCCATCCCGCCCGGGGAGTGGGACAAACAGACCCTGCTCAGCTTCGAGCGGGAGATGCTCGGCCTCTACGTCTCGGATCACCCGCTGTTCGGGATCGAACACATCCTCTCCCAGCACGCCGACACCTCGATGGCCTCCCTGAACATGCCCGTTGAAGAGGGCGGGCGCGGAGACGGCGCCACCGTGACGGTGGCGGGCCTCATCACGGGCCTACAACTCAAACGGACCAAAAAGGGCGACCTGTGGGCGATCGTGACGGTCGAGGACCTCGTGGGGGCCGTGGAGTGTCTGTTCTTCCCCTCCACGTACATGACGGTGAGCACCATGCTCTCCACCGACCTGGTGTGCGCGGTTCGCGGACGGGTCAACCGCCGCGACGATCAGGTCTCGATCTATGCCCAAGAGCTCACGCTGCCCGATATCAACGAGGGTCCGCGTGGCCCGGTCGTTGTTTCCCTGCCGGCCACGCGCGCGACCACCGGCCTGGCGCAGGAGCTCAAGGATGTTCTTCACGAACACCCGGGCGCGACCGAAGTGCATCTGCGTCTCACCCAGCCGGGCCGTTCGGTGGTGATGAAACTCGATGACGGGTTGCGGGTGACCGCCTCGCCGGCATTGTTCGGGGACCTGAAGGCGTTGCTGGGGCCGGCCTGTCTCGGGTGA
- a CDS encoding SDR family oxidoreductase, giving the protein MSDVAHSAKTIHSREQKSRNVLLTGVTGFLGQALLERLLDNPNTTVHVLIRPRRGVSGQRRLAELLDNDAFAVWRERVGPAAVAHTLAHRLRVIEADLGADLPDLPADLDLVLHSASLVTFDEPLDSAMAVNVGGPAGLYQALLRAGGDPHVIHVSTSYVNTERTAHAYENSVEHDLDWRAELDGAARTRTQLERLSRLAEASALTGEDPMPATPAGREAWVRAQLRERGRSRAAELGWTDVYTLTKALGERVAEELWAGSGHRLTILRPTIIESALARPFPGWLDGFKVADPLIAAYAKGRLVGFPGQAESIIDIVPVDIVVDTAAAAAASPGLHGQARYFQVGTGTSNPVTLGEVRQHVMEYFAEHPYTDRQGRPISPKPWQFSTPDQLSAWSRRRRRALTLAQRSLRLAPGIRSPRARIRHSLAQLDVLDSYVQIYRSYTCASTTYDDRNTRALLAAHDPNGRNVTQIEWRSYFQEVHLPRLVALMDSYRARSKNQRQLAAVSSADNGESAIPRSRPRREINHPRTSSVERSARSA; this is encoded by the coding sequence ATGTCTGACGTCGCGCATTCGGCAAAAACCATCCACTCGCGTGAACAGAAGTCCCGTAACGTTCTGCTCACCGGGGTCACCGGGTTCCTTGGGCAAGCGCTGCTTGAGCGCCTGTTGGACAATCCGAACACCACCGTGCACGTGCTCATCCGGCCGCGCCGAGGCGTCTCAGGCCAACGACGACTGGCTGAACTGCTCGACAACGACGCCTTCGCCGTGTGGCGCGAGCGCGTCGGCCCAGCCGCCGTCGCACACACGTTGGCGCACCGGCTCCGGGTCATCGAGGCAGATCTGGGTGCAGACCTGCCGGATCTGCCAGCGGACCTGGACCTGGTCCTGCACAGCGCCTCCCTGGTTACCTTCGATGAGCCCCTGGACAGCGCCATGGCGGTGAATGTCGGCGGGCCGGCCGGGTTGTACCAGGCACTGCTGCGGGCAGGCGGAGACCCGCACGTCATTCACGTCTCCACCAGCTACGTCAACACCGAGCGCACCGCCCACGCCTACGAGAACTCAGTCGAGCACGACCTCGACTGGCGCGCTGAGCTAGACGGCGCCGCTCGCACCCGCACACAACTGGAACGGCTGTCGCGCTTGGCCGAAGCAAGCGCGCTGACTGGCGAGGACCCCATGCCGGCGACCCCAGCCGGCCGCGAAGCCTGGGTGCGAGCCCAACTGCGAGAGCGTGGGCGTAGTCGCGCTGCCGAGCTCGGCTGGACCGATGTGTACACGCTCACAAAGGCGCTCGGAGAACGGGTGGCCGAGGAGTTGTGGGCCGGGTCCGGGCACCGGCTGACCATCTTGCGCCCCACCATCATCGAAAGTGCCCTGGCCAGGCCGTTCCCCGGTTGGCTCGACGGATTCAAAGTGGCCGATCCGCTCATTGCCGCTTACGCCAAAGGACGCCTGGTCGGCTTCCCAGGCCAGGCTGAGAGCATCATCGACATCGTGCCAGTGGACATCGTCGTCGACACGGCCGCTGCGGCGGCCGCAAGCCCTGGTCTGCACGGGCAGGCTCGCTACTTCCAAGTCGGTACCGGCACCTCCAACCCTGTCACGCTCGGCGAAGTCCGCCAGCACGTCATGGAGTACTTCGCCGAACACCCGTACACCGACCGTCAGGGACGCCCGATCTCACCCAAGCCGTGGCAGTTCAGCACCCCCGACCAGTTGAGCGCCTGGTCGCGACGGCGACGCCGGGCACTCACGCTGGCTCAGCGCAGCCTGCGCCTGGCACCGGGCATTCGCTCACCGCGAGCGCGTATCCGACACTCTCTGGCGCAACTGGACGTGCTGGACTCCTACGTGCAGATCTACCGTTCCTACACGTGCGCCAGCACCACCTACGACGACAGGAACACCCGCGCGCTGCTGGCCGCTCACGACCCGAACGGACGCAACGTCACGCAGATCGAATGGCGCTCGTACTTCCAGGAGGTGCACCTGCCGCGCCTCGTCGCGCTGATGGACAGCTACCGGGCCCGCTCCAAGAACCAGCGACAACTCGCCGCGGTCTCCAGCGCGGACAACGGGGAAAGCGCAATCCCGCGCAGCCGACCCCGCAGAGAGATCAACCACCCGCGGACTAGTTCCGTAGAGCGATCCGCGCGCAGCGCCTGA
- a CDS encoding S9 family peptidase yields MEIHPPAPAERAVSYTHHADTRIDPYAWLGDSSDPQVIAHLEAENAYAEAATAALAPLRAAIFEEIKGRTQQSDLSVPVAYRGWWYYTRTTEGHQYPAHARVPVTTGQRPVLVPGQVPEGEQVLVDGDLEAGEHPFFALGALEVSNDGAAVAVAVDVTGDERFDVRIRRIETGEQLDVELTGVGYGLAWSGDDRFIFYTRLDEAWRPFQLWRHEVGTATADDVLVLEESDERFWMGIETSRDDRFLVVQLASRTTSEVHLLDLADPVGPLRVVAPRTSGVEYEVEPAGDIVLITHNTDRSDFELSWAPLSDPGPANWRPWLQPVDGERVLGAEAFQGHVAVSLRRNGLTSVRIVPRVVGSGGEHGQPWDLPVQEELYTISTGANPDWTSGVLQVVLESFITPRAILEYDLASRQATLLKRQPVLGGFDPSHYQQHRVWVQAEDGTQVPMSVVARADVQPDASAAGLLYGYGAYEIPMDPHFSVAMLSMLDRGVVFAVAHVRGGGEMGRRWYEEGRLANKPNSFTDLISCARALFDTGWVAPGRLALEGGSAGGLLVGAALNLAPELFCAVHAAVPFVDALSTILDPSRPLTVGEWDEWGNPLEDPKIYEVMKSYTPYENIRAVEYPAILATSGLNDTRVDVGEPAKWVARLRKTVTSDQNARPILLRTEMVAGHGGRSGRYDAWHDAAWELAFLLDHLGLGATEAS; encoded by the coding sequence ATGGAGATCCACCCGCCCGCCCCCGCCGAACGAGCCGTCAGCTACACCCACCACGCAGATACCCGGATTGATCCGTACGCCTGGCTCGGCGATTCATCCGATCCACAGGTCATCGCCCATCTCGAGGCGGAGAACGCCTACGCCGAGGCGGCCACTGCTGCGCTCGCCCCGTTGCGGGCCGCGATCTTCGAGGAGATCAAGGGCCGCACTCAGCAAAGTGACCTGTCGGTGCCGGTGGCCTATCGCGGCTGGTGGTACTACACCCGCACCACCGAGGGCCATCAGTATCCGGCCCACGCGCGGGTTCCGGTGACCACAGGCCAGCGCCCGGTGTTGGTCCCCGGTCAGGTTCCCGAGGGTGAACAGGTGCTGGTCGATGGAGATCTCGAGGCTGGTGAGCACCCGTTCTTTGCGCTGGGAGCTTTGGAAGTCTCCAACGACGGCGCTGCGGTCGCGGTCGCGGTCGACGTCACCGGCGATGAGCGCTTCGACGTGCGGATCCGTCGCATCGAGACCGGTGAGCAACTCGACGTGGAGTTGACCGGGGTCGGTTACGGGTTGGCCTGGAGCGGCGATGACCGTTTCATCTTCTACACCCGGCTCGATGAGGCCTGGCGGCCGTTCCAGTTGTGGCGCCATGAGGTCGGTACGGCCACCGCGGATGACGTGCTCGTGCTGGAGGAATCCGATGAGCGGTTCTGGATGGGGATCGAGACCTCTCGGGACGACCGGTTCCTGGTGGTGCAACTGGCTTCCCGGACTACCTCGGAGGTGCATCTGCTCGACCTGGCCGACCCGGTCGGGCCGTTGCGGGTGGTGGCGCCGCGCACGAGCGGGGTCGAGTACGAGGTGGAACCGGCCGGTGACATCGTGCTCATCACCCACAACACCGACCGAAGCGACTTCGAGCTGTCCTGGGCGCCGCTGAGCGACCCGGGACCGGCCAACTGGCGCCCCTGGCTGCAGCCAGTCGATGGCGAGCGGGTGCTGGGTGCCGAGGCGTTTCAGGGACATGTGGCGGTCTCCTTGCGTCGCAACGGGCTGACCAGCGTGCGGATCGTTCCGCGGGTAGTGGGCAGCGGGGGCGAACACGGCCAGCCGTGGGACCTACCGGTGCAAGAGGAGCTGTACACGATCAGTACCGGCGCCAACCCCGACTGGACCTCGGGTGTGCTGCAGGTGGTCCTCGAGTCCTTCATCACCCCGCGCGCCATCCTCGAATACGACCTGGCGAGCAGACAGGCCACGTTGCTCAAGCGGCAGCCGGTGCTGGGCGGCTTCGACCCCAGCCACTATCAGCAACACCGCGTGTGGGTGCAGGCCGAAGACGGCACCCAGGTGCCGATGTCGGTGGTGGCCCGCGCCGACGTCCAGCCCGACGCCAGCGCGGCGGGTCTGCTGTACGGCTATGGCGCCTACGAGATCCCGATGGACCCGCACTTCTCCGTTGCGATGCTCTCCATGCTGGACCGCGGTGTGGTCTTCGCGGTCGCGCATGTGCGCGGTGGCGGCGAGATGGGTCGACGCTGGTACGAGGAAGGTCGGCTGGCGAACAAGCCGAACTCCTTCACCGACTTGATCTCCTGCGCTCGGGCGCTCTTCGACACCGGCTGGGTGGCCCCGGGGCGGCTGGCGCTGGAGGGCGGTTCGGCAGGCGGGCTGCTCGTCGGCGCGGCGCTCAACCTGGCCCCGGAGCTTTTCTGCGCCGTGCATGCGGCGGTGCCCTTCGTCGATGCGTTGAGCACCATCTTGGATCCGAGTCGTCCGTTGACCGTGGGCGAGTGGGATGAGTGGGGCAACCCGCTGGAGGACCCGAAGATCTACGAGGTGATGAAGTCCTACACCCCCTACGAGAACATTCGCGCGGTGGAGTATCCGGCGATCCTGGCCACAAGCGGCCTGAACGACACCCGGGTCGATGTCGGGGAACCTGCCAAGTGGGTGGCCCGGCTGCGTAAGACGGTCACCTCCGACCAAAATGCGCGCCCGATCCTGCTGCGCACCGAGATGGTTGCCGGGCACGGCGGGCGAAGCGGACGCTATGACGCCTGGCATGACGCGGCGTGGGAGTTGGCCTTCCTGCTGGATCATCTGGGCCTGGGGGCCACCGAGGCGTCCTGA
- a CDS encoding SPFH domain-containing protein, which translates to MASSTGRPRGESVDTDAGVGPEQLPVATAPVGHEGARVDVGESAAWSINGFVALLVGLVLVLGSVAWVVTEIVQRGESSRVGVILTGALVFALGALVFSSVTIVQPGQTKVLQFFGRYVGTNRRSGLSMVMPLTTKRTVSVRVNNFETSALKVNDADGNPVEIAAIVVWQVADTARAVFSVESYENFVRVQSEAALRHVATTHPYDEPDRHGTSLRGSTDVVSAELAHEVAQRVTVAGVEIVEVRISHLAYAPEIAQAMLQRQQAGAIVAARARIVEGAVGMVQMALAKLEEESIVDLDDERRAAMVSNLLVVLCGESKTTPVINTGSLYT; encoded by the coding sequence ATGGCATCAAGCACAGGTCGGCCACGTGGAGAGTCCGTCGACACCGATGCCGGGGTCGGGCCGGAACAGCTCCCGGTCGCCACGGCGCCGGTAGGGCATGAGGGGGCGCGGGTCGACGTCGGTGAGTCGGCCGCCTGGTCCATCAACGGCTTCGTGGCGCTGCTGGTCGGCCTGGTCCTCGTGCTGGGTTCAGTTGCCTGGGTCGTGACGGAGATCGTCCAACGCGGTGAATCATCTCGGGTGGGCGTCATCCTGACTGGCGCGCTGGTGTTCGCGCTCGGAGCGCTCGTGTTCTCCTCGGTGACGATCGTGCAACCCGGGCAGACGAAGGTGTTGCAGTTCTTCGGACGGTACGTGGGCACCAACCGCCGCAGCGGACTGTCCATGGTGATGCCGTTGACGACCAAACGCACAGTCTCGGTGCGGGTCAACAACTTCGAGACCTCCGCGTTGAAGGTCAACGACGCCGACGGCAACCCGGTGGAAATCGCGGCCATCGTGGTCTGGCAGGTCGCTGACACCGCCCGCGCCGTGTTCTCCGTCGAAAGTTACGAGAACTTCGTACGTGTCCAGTCCGAGGCTGCCCTGCGCCACGTAGCGACCACCCACCCCTACGACGAGCCGGATCGTCACGGCACTTCGCTGCGCGGCTCGACCGACGTCGTCTCGGCGGAGTTGGCTCACGAGGTGGCCCAGCGCGTCACCGTCGCCGGTGTCGAGATCGTGGAGGTACGCATCTCCCACCTTGCCTACGCCCCCGAGATCGCCCAGGCCATGCTGCAGCGCCAGCAGGCCGGCGCCATCGTTGCGGCCCGCGCTCGCATCGTCGAGGGTGCGGTCGGCATGGTGCAGATGGCCCTGGCCAAGCTGGAGGAGGAGTCCATCGTGGACCTCGATGACGAACGGCGGGCAGCGATGGTCAGCAACCTGCTGGTTGTGCTGTGCGGGGAGTCCAAGACCACACCGGTCATCAACACCGGCAGCCTCTATACCTGA